ATGGCGGTTGTGTGGTCTTTCCGGCCAAGTTCTCGGGCAATTTTAGGGAAACTCAAATGCAACTCGCTTCTTAACATATACATAGCAACCTGTCTTGGCACGACGATATCTTTATCTCGTTTTGGCCCCAGTATGTCGTCCATAGGTAATTGGAAATGTTTAGCAGTACGCTCAATGATCTGTTTTGCACTCAAATGTTTTGGGCGAGATTTATTGCCGCCGAGAACCGCATTGGCAATATGTAAATCTGGTTCTAAACTGCGCATTTCACAGAATGCCAGCAATTGGTTTAAGGCGCCTTCCAGCTCCCTAATGTTGGTCTGAAAATTGTTCGCTAAAAATTCTACGACGGGAGCAGGCAATTCAACCCCATGCGTGTCCGCCTTAGTTTGAATGATCGCGCAACGAGTTTCAAAATCCGGCGTTTGCATATCAATGCTCATACCCCACGCAAATCGTGAACGGAGTCGCTCTTCCAGGGTAGGTATGTCTTTTGGCGGCTTGTCAGAGCTAATAATAATCTGTTTGTTAGCTTGATGGAGCGCGTTAAAAGTGTGAAAGAACTCTTCCTGAGTCTTTTCTTTGCCAGCTATAAACTGCACATCGTCGATGATAAGCACATCTGCGCCGCGGTAATAACCGGCAAAATCAGTGTTCTTCTTATATCTAATGGCGTCTAGAAATTCCTGCACGAACTGTTCTGTTGAAACATACACCACGTGAGCGTTAGGGTTGTTGGCTCGCACTTCGTTGCCGACAGCTTGGATTAAATGCGTTTTGCCAATACCAACGCCACCATATAAAAACAACGGGTTATACTTTGACCCTGGTTTTTGAGCAATCGCCTGACAGGCGGCATACGCCAACTCGTTTGCCGAACCGACAATAAAATTTTCAAACGTATAGCGATCATTTAAACCTTGGCGGTAAGTGTGCGTGAGAGTTGATTTGGTGGCTTGTTTTGATTGAGGTTTCTCGGCTCGATTCTTTAGAAGCACCGGTTCATCATAAGTGGGTTTTTTAGAAGGCGTTATGCTGGAATGGATTTTATACTCGATCTGCGACGGTGAAACACCGTTCTTTTTCAAAGTATCCGTTACCAGTTGATTATATTTCTGTTCAAGTTGTTGTTTGATAAATACATTTGGTACGCCAACTATAAATAAATCTTTCTCTTGGCGAAGGAGTCGGGTGTTCTTAAACCAGGTAACAAAACTCGCACGTGATACAGACAGCTCTATTTCGCCGAGTACAGCTTGCCATAGGCGATCTTGCATAATCCCTCCGTGTTTTTAGTTACCTCAACAGCACCAATGATAACAGAAATAAGGCAGTTTTCCACAGAGAGAATTTTTAACAATAAATTTGTATAGAAAAATCCAAAAACAGGGGCAGTTTTATACACAGGCAAAAACGACCCCTGTTAAACTGTGGATAATTACTGAGGAAAAGTGGATAAACTATAGCTTTTCGGGAAAAAACATTGTGAAAATCACTAAAAAACGACCGCAACCGGTCGTTTAATAGGCACCCTGCACAGTACCGTCTAAGCGGACAGTTTGGCGCGGCCTTTGTTGCGGCGGCGCTTTAGTACGGCACGACCGGTCTTGGTGTGCATACGCTTAATAAAACCGTGCACGCGAGCACGCTTTCGTGTCTTTGGTTGGAACGTTCGTTTTGGCATATAGTGCCATAGTACAATAATTAAAAACAGAGGTCAACCTCTTGGTATATCGATCAGTTGGGTTTGGCAGGTGGGGCAGAGGCATAAAACTCTGCAAGCAGCTTTACGAGAACCGGTATAATACAGGTAAATGATAAGCAAAAATCATCGTTTTCACGGATATGGCAGTCTCCGGTATGTCTATCGGAATGGTAAAACAGTTCGCGGTCCGCTCTGTTCTTTGAAGTATGTGTATAACCCAAAGCGTTCATCATATAGATTAGCAGTGGTTGTCAGCCGCAAGGTGCATAAGTCAGCCGTGGTGCGTAATCGTATACGTCGGCGAATATATGAATCAGCTCGACGGCTGGAGGATCGGTTTTTGCAGCCGCATGACATTGTGATAACCGTATTTCACGAAAATATTGCGACCATGCCGAGCGAAGAGCTTAATAAACTTATCTACGCCCAACTCAAACAAGCCAAAATTATTTAATACAAAAATCCAAGCTGCAACAGGGACGAACACATGCTATGATATAGACAATGTTTGAAAATCTTATTGTACTGCCCATATTTAACTTGCTCGTTTTTATCTATGCAATTTTGCCAGGGCATAACTTTGGGCTCGCACTGATTATATTCACGGTTGTTGTGCGCATGCTGATGTGGCCGCTCATTAGAAAACAGCTTCATCACGCTAAAGCAATGCGTAAACTTCAACCAGAGATTAAGAAAATTAAACAGGCTACCAAGGGCGATCGACAAAAAGAGTCCATGATGCTCATGCAGCTGTACAAGGAACGTGAAGTTAGTCCGTTTAGTAGTCTCGGTGTTCTGGCAGTCCAGCTGGTTATATTCATAGGGCTCTACCAGGGTTTGATCCGAGTTATTGAGGATCCGCAGGCGCTAATTGTGCACTCCTATAGCTGGATTGCAAACCTAGGGTGGATGCAACAACTGGCTGCCGATATCGGGCAATTTGACGCCACGCTTTTTGGACTGGTTGATTTGTCGCGGAGTGCTCTAGGATCCGGCGGTCTGTATATCCCAGCTCTACTACTAGTAATCGGTAGTGCCGCCACACAGTATTATCAGAGCAAGCAACTCATGCCCGATGATAAAAATTCACGCGGTTTGCGGCAGATTATGCGTGAAGCCAGTGCTACTGGTAAACAAGCCGACCAATCCGAAGTACAGGCTGCTACCGGGCGTATGATGCGCTACTTTATACCCGTTATGATATTCGTTGTTACTATTGGGCTGGCTTCAGCACTGGCGCTTTATTGGTTCACTAGCGGTATAGTTGCCTATCTCCAGCAATCTCGTATCTTAGGCCAGGATAAGGATGAGCTGGAAGAGCTAGCCCATAAAGACGACAAGAAGAACGATAAACAAAACGCCAAGAAACAAGTCATAGAAGGCGAAGTTATCCAAAAACCAAAAACCAAAAACCAAAAGACCAAAAAGACCTCCAAATCTAAAAAAAGGAGGAAACGATGAGCGAAGACAAGCAATCAATTGACGAGGCTATTTTATACGCCAAAAAATACCTAGAGGATATATTGTCATTTTTTGGGTTAAATACAGATGTTTACGCCACCACAGAGGATAGTGAAGTAATCGAGCTTAACGTGCCGAGCACGCACCTCAACGGGTTTCTTATCGGACAACGCGGTGACACGATGCGGGCTTTGCAATTTTTGGTATCGAGCGCTCTAAAAAACAACGGTTATCAATACACGCGGGTCAATATAGATGTAGCTGACTATAAAAAGGTTCGCGCCAATCGGCTTGCCGAAACTGCGGCAGAGTGGGTTAAAAAAGTTAAGGACAGTGGTGAGCCAATGCACCTCAAACCAATGAGCCCGGCTGATCGTCGAACCATTCACAAGTTTGCTGATGAGGAAGGTCTAGTAACTACCTCAGAAGGAGAGGGACGCGATCGCCACGTTGTCCTAAAGCCGTCTGTAGACAAAACCGAACCCACCGAAGACACCGAAGAAACCGAAGAAGAGTAACCACCGTAAATACACCTTCTTTATTTGTAGCAGCGTTACTCTGCTGTATAGCCAACCAACGGCTATCCGTATAAATCCTGCAAATAAAGGACTGCGACGCGCACCAAACAAATAGTTAATTCGCCAAAAACTAGTCGTGCAGAAGTCCCATACAGACTAAGTATCACCCAAAAACTTAAAAATGTTTCCAACTTCCAAGACACCCTAGTTTTAGCCAATGGTAGCTATCAAGGCTAAACGCGCCAGTCGAGTGGCGCGTTTATGGTTCGCTCATTTTGCGCGCCACAGATTAAGTAATTAAGCCACCAAAACTTTATAAGTTCACAAAAATTCCACACTTCACAACCAAAACCTTCTGACAATTTGACGCATATGTGCAAAATTGTCAGAAGGTTTGTACTATAAACTAGTTGGCCGGACAAATGGATTTAAGTTACTTTTTGGCAGTGGAAAGAAGGTGTTTAAACCGCGAACGGAGTTTTTTCTCCGCGTCAATGTGCGATACCTCCAGATATGTAATATATCTACGCACACCAAGCGTAGTCGCGACCACTTCGATTTCGTGCCGGCACGGAAAGGGGTGTATCCAGATGCTTTTTTGTAGCTGTTTAAACCCGAGCTCGCGGAGCTTTATCGTTAGGCTTCTTCGGGCGCGATTTTTGTCAACGGGTATATCAAAAAGTACGAGGCGCCAACACTTGTCCCACGTATCAGGAGTAGGGATAGAAACATTATCATAATTAGCTTTTTGCAACCGTTTTCTGCCGCGTCTTGTAATTTGGAGACCATGTTCATAATCTTCGGCAGTTAGGCGTATTAAACCTCGTTGCTTCATATAGTAAACTACTCTACGTAGTTCACGTTCGCGTTCGCGTTCATCGAGCTTTTCGAGCATCTTTCTAGTTGGTTTGTCGACAGCTGGTAAGGCTAGTGGCGACAGAAAAGCAATACTAATCATCCCGCCGGCTGCCACAAATCGTAGCAGCCCGTCTACAATCGCGCTGGTGGTATCTTTGTTGGTTTGCTTCATAAAATTTTATACCTTTTTGCACATATGTGCATTTTAGTAATATGTAATGTTAATTAGTTTGTGGGGATTAGGGGGCGTGGTTTTTGGTGTGGAGAGTGGGTGGTCGATAGGGGGAGGTGTGTAGTTGGCTTGCATGTCAAACGGGCTTAAAAGCGAGGATGCCAGAAAAATTTTGGTGTTGTATGTGGCTTGTTAATAGATCGTCGACTTTGCGCTGGGTGTTGCGATTCATCTGTTGGCTTGCCTTTGCGATTGGCGCGAGCCGGATGTTCGCCAAGGTTGTCTGTTAAATTACCGAGTACCAGCTCAAACGCACGACGTAATTTGTGCTTGATTGAGCGAATAGCTTTTATAGCGGGGTGCACTTCTGGGCTTTCCTCAGGGGGATCATCTTCAACTGGTTCCTCTGGTGGTTCGTCAATAAAGCCGTCGCAGGCATCGTCTATACCGTCTTGGTCGTAATCTACGCCGCTTGGTTCAAACACCAAGCAGGAGTCTTGATCATTGGGGACACCGTCGCCGTCAAAATCATCTTCTGAGTGGGCGATATATACTGTCTTATAACGCGAAATATCTTCGCCGCCAAGTGTCGGCCCGTTTAGATGAAAGGTATGAAACCCGGGTTCAATATCCTCCGGGAGTGTGAACTCAATGTCCAGGTTGCCTTTGCTGTCAGTTGTGAAGTCACCAAGGTGTACTGGATCGGAAAAGAGCTGCAGTCCATACGCCGTATTTGGCATAAGAGATGTGATACGGGTCAGGTGTGTTTCTCCGAAGTAAATAATGTCGTCAAACAAGTCATCAACATAACCATTGCTGCGAATCTGCGCTCCAATAACCGGTGCATCTATTAAATATTGCAAGAACTCATCATCTGTCATGCTCGGACGCGCAGCAAATAAAAACGGTTCGGGCATTTCTTTAGTGAGGCTATCGGTTTCTTCAAGTATCCGTTGGGCGAGCAATCTTTGGCCGATATCTGTCGGGTGATAGCTGGCATTGCTCAAAACCTGCAATTTGTCACGTCCGGCGGTTACACCGTGTACGGCCAGCTCGCTAGACGGTCCGTCACAAAGCTGTCTGCCATGGAAGGCATCCTCCACGTCGACATACAATAACCCGGTTTGGGTAGCAGCAACTCTGATGGTTTTGTTCAAATAGCTAACAATACCGCGTGCAAACTCGCGCTCTTGCTGGTTGAGCTCCACGTTCAGTGCGCACTGATCATTGTCGGTTGCCGCCGCAATCTGTGGATAGCCCACCACATAATATCTGGTATCCGGCGAGGTTTGTTTAAGACGGAAAAGCGTCATATACATTTGATTAAACTGGCGGTCAATCTCTGTAAACACCTCCACGCGGCTCTCATAGGAGCTAAAACAGGTAGTTGGCGAACCAATACACCGCGAAAGCTTGTTGCCAAAACCAATATCGTTTCCGCCAATAGTTATGGTACTAGCGGCGGGAGAGTAAGCTGCCGGGAAATTAATTTGAGGTCGATATCCAGGGAGGAAATTGGTCATAATATGGTTATCGAAACCAGGGTCTTGCATTAAGTTAATTTGAGGTAAGAACCCATTTACATTGTCTAGTTTTGCGCCACTACAAGCCACGCTATTAAATATCCCGTCAGTTTGGGGTGTTCTTTCCGGACCCTCGTGTATCCCGAGTTGCTCAGCCAGAATATACGGATAGCTGCGCTGACTTATCCGGCAGGTGTTTTCATCATTATTGCTGTAGTCTTCATAACTGCCTGCTCCCTCGCCACTAGAGAACGAATCACCCAGAGCTATATATTCCTTATCTGGTTTAACGTAGTCTGATCGGTATATTTCGGTGTACTTCTGAAGACTATCTTCTATCCGCGAGAGAGCCATTATTTTTTGGCCGTCGTGACTGAAGTGTATAAAGGTCAGAAAATTAAAGTCTGGGATCTTGTCACGTAGAGTCAGGCGTAAATTACGGACGCCGCAGCCGGGTGACGTATCAACATCAATTTCTAGTGCATCGCTTGGTTCACAGCTAGCAAGATCGTACACAAAAGGCGTACCGCCATCATTTCTACTAACGTATTGGCTGAATGCAAACTGCCCATCATTGCTAATAGCAAGCTTATAGTTAGTGCCGTTATTTGTTGAAGCCTTAGCTATGGTCTGCATTGACATGGTAGGTATATGCACGCGCATAATAACCCGCTTAACACGAGCAATCATCCATTCACCGTTTTTAGAAAACGCATGGTTGGATACGCCAATAATTTCACCTTCCTCATCAGTAAGATAATCCGGCTCAAAGTTTACACGGTAGGTTGCCTCACCGTGAATGATGTGCTCGCCAATATAGGGCAGGTCATCTATGAAGTACGCTTTATACGGGCTGTTGCCGTCATATCGGTTCAGTCCACCGCCAGCATATACTGTCGACTGCCCGGGTATCGGCTTTACTCTACTGGCACCGACTATGTCTATCTTTTGAGCGTACTCACTACCGCTGAACTTAACGTAACCACTTTTTGAGATAAGCCCAAAAGGAGTCTGTACGGCGCACACAGATTTTTCTTCTGGGCTAGAGGTTGCTTCCTGGGGTATGTCGCGCCGGTGCGAGTAGATTTTTACCTTGAATGTTGTCGGGAAACAGTCTTGACTCCTGTCAATTAAGCTTTCAACATCTGCATAATCATCAGAAACATCAATCTCTAGATCTGATCCGTCTGTCCAGGTTAGCTCGCTGTTGGCCTCGGCCGGCCGTTGAGTTCCGCTAAGCAATATACTTGTAAAAAATAGTACCACTAATAAGGCTGTACCTACACGTTTCATAAACACCCCACATTTATTTATAGTGTAAAGTGTCTCAAATACATTATTTTATTACAAGAACTAAAAATTATCGTACCGGAAAATGCTCCGTAAGGGCTCTTTGGGTGTAGGTTAAAGTAGTGGTGAGTGTTTCTTCTTCATCTTGATAATTTTGTGTTGCATGGGTAAACCTCATTGCTACTCTAATTTCTGGATTATTTTTAAATGTGAAGCCAACACTAGCTTTGTTTTGATGGCTATTGAGAGGTTGAAACGCGTCATCAGCTGCCAAATAATATAATTCACTGGTGCGGACTATAGTATCATCCTGTTCATCAATAAATTTATCTAGCTGATTGACCATCCTATTCGCGTCTAAATAATCGTTTACACCAGTCTTAAGCTCAAAAGAAACCGAACAATTAAGGGGTCCCCTACCTTCTTTATGCGAATCATAATGGCAATAACTAGACGGCGTCATAATATCAATATTATAAATTGAGCTGATTGTGGAGCTCAGTTCTGCTAGTTGTTCCTTTGCGTGGTCGAATTTAGCTCGTTCTTCGGAGATCTGGATTTGGTTGAATACAAAGTTGCCAATAAGCAGCAGCAAAATAACCAGCGGGACTGCTATGAGCAGGGTGCGTTTCATGTTTGGTTTTGATTCTTGTTCCTTTTGAGTTTTGCTCGTGCTTTTTGTCATGAGTAGTATTGTAGCAGCTTAATAAACACAAAATACCAACCAAAAGCTAAACGCGCCAGTCGAGTGGCGCGTTTATTTTTACGCTCAAAAACTAGTAGACTCAGTTAAGCAAAGTATTTTGTCGATGGTTGTGTTTTGAGTGGGGTATAATAAGGGCTATGAAAAAACTATTGTCAACAACAGGTTTATTAGTGGCATTAATTGCTCTAACGGCATCCTGGACTGCGGTTCATGCGCCGGAGGTTGTGGCTCATGATGGAGTTGATTATAGCCAAGTCGGTGGTTTGTCCGAGGAAGAAACCGAATCATTTACAGAACACCAGAGTCTCAGAGATCGTTACATGGACGTATCTGTGGTGGTTGCCGGAGCAACCTTCTTGTTTGCCGGCTTTTGGTTTATCCGCAAATCACTCAAAGATCGTTAGACGTACGAGACCCTAACTGCAAGAACTCGATTATTTTCGGCGACAATACCGTTTTAGCAAGTAACTAGATACTCCCATTTAATCTACGTTAGTAGGAGAGTAAACTACCGAATAATTTTTTAAGACATTATAAGTCGGAGTAAATCCGTATAAATATATACAGTTGCGCCTTTTCGGCCTTTAAACTCAGTATATATTTCTATAACTTTATCTTTAAGTAAGGCTTCAATTAAAGTCTTAGTAGTGTTCCTGTTGATTGATAGGTTGGCTGTGACTTCACTTGCCGTAAACACAGGATTCTCAAAAATATAATCTACAATTCTCCGGATATTTGGTGACTGGCTACTTCCATAGCTGTTTTGTAATTCACCATTTAAATCAAGCATTGCATCAACAAGTGAAACCGAAATCTCACTTTGTTTAACAATTGATTCAAGAAAGAAGCAAGTCCAAGCATTTAAATCTCTTGTCTTGTCCGTTTCTCGCAGTTTGTTTTTATAAAGCTCCTTATTTTTTTCAAAGTACTGGCTGGTATATAAAACTGGTTCCGATAATACCCCTTGATAATTTAGCAGCGCTGGAATTAACATACGTCCAATACGGCCATTGCCGTCTTCAAAAGGGTGTATTGCTTCGAACATATAGTGAAAAATCGCTGTTTTTACGAGAGGCGACTCATCTTCACCATTGATATAACTTAGTAGGTTTTCCATCCTACTGTCTATCTGTGAAAAATGTGGAGTAACATACAGAGCTTCTTCAATGGGAGTTGTTTCGTTATTGCCAATCCAGGCATCTTTTTCTCTATACTTTCCTAATTCACCTTTGTGGTGTGTGCCTTCAAGTAATACATGATGTATCTGCCTAATCTTAGTGTTACTAAGACCTTCGGTTTTATTGAACTCAGAAGCTAGTTTTAGGGCTTTTCTATAGTTTGCTACTACTGGTGTATCTTCCTTAGGCGATTTACCAGTAGCATCAAGAACAAACACGTCTTTTGAGTCTGTTATGGTGCCTTCAATTTTTGAGCTAAGAGACGCCTCTCTTGTCAAGAGCGGCTTAATTAAATGATCTGAGTTTGCAATTTTTTTGTGGGCAATCTGAAGTTTTCCTAGCGCATAAGATGCTTGTTCCAGTTCTCTGTAATACCGTTCGGGTTTAAGCGTTATTGGTAAGTGAGGGGGGTTCCCATAGATTATTTTGTCTGACATGATGCCTAATTTTATCAAATAATTAAGCGTTACGCAATAATCATGCATAATTGTTAACCATCATTATTTTAATCTGTGTTTTTCTCTTTTGAGCCCAGCTCCAAAACAATTTATTTTTGCCCAATGTCGAATAACAGAATTATGAGTAAGAAGCTATTTAAGAAAGCTTCGACGTTCGTTCCGAAAAAACAGGGCAAATAGCTACTTTTTCTAGGTTAAGTCGCCTTATTTTATAACCGATTTATAAACGGCTAAGGTTTGTTCGGCCATTCTCTTCCACGAATACTTTTTAACCTGAGCGTAGCCCTTGCTTATGAGAGATTTACGCAGCCCAGTATCTTCAATAACCTCAGCAATTTTTTCGGCCATGTCTGCCGGTTCGTTGGGGTCAAAGTAATGCGCAGCGTCACCATAAACTTCCGGCAAACTGGTCGCATTGCTAGAAACCACCGGGCAGCCGTGCACCATCGCCTCTAACCCTGGCAGGCCAAACCCCTCGCTTAAAGACGGGAACACATACGCTTCGGCGTTTTGATACAACCATTTGAGCTCTTCATCAGGTATAAAGCCAGTAAGCACGACGTTTGAGATGTTATTTTCGCCGATATGATCCGCCAGTTTATCGTAGTATTGCTCTTGTTTGCCGGCTAGAACCAGCATCAAATCCGGACGGCGTTCTTGCAGCATCATAAACGCATCAACCAGCTTATCAAGGTTTTTGTGAGGGAACGCCGTGCCGACATAAAAAATAAACGGACGTTTAATACCTTCAGGTATCATCGTCTCGGTATCTAGCGGTGGCTCGCTGGCGCAGTGCGTGACCGTCACTTTGCCATCAGTAAATGGGTAGTGAGTTTGAAGATCCTTTTTAACGAACTTGCTGATAGTAATAATGTGTTTGGAGCGTTTATTGCCCAGCCAAAACAAGAACCGATAGGCCGCCATTTTGAGCCAGAATATCGGCAACGGTGTTTTGCCGGGGCGAGTAAAACGCAGCATGGTTAAATCCATGGTGGTGGTGACGGATGGGCGCCAATAAAAAATTGGCTGGGCGTTAGTCGTAAAATGCACTAAATCGGCCTTGAGCTTATAGAGCTGCCGGGCAAACCCCAGTTCATGTAACGGGTTAAGCGAGAACTGTCCGTACTTTGTCTTAGCAACGCTGAAGTTGGAAGATTTTGGCTGCCACGGATCGTCTTGCTGCAAGAGGAATGTATAACGGTTGGTTTTATCTATATTTTGCAGATGTTCAACCAATCTATCTATGTAGCGGCCGGTGCTGCTACGTCGAATTCGTCCATCTATAACAATATGCTTACTCATTTTTTAGCGGTCCAAATACGTCTACAATATTTTTGCAGACCTTTCGTTTAGTAGATCCACCGATACGGCCAATTTTTCTAGTAATAAGCCCAGGGTCGGCTGTAAAAATCTTATCTGGTCGCACAAAGCTGATGCGGTTTAAGCCGCTATTATCAGTTTTGCCGTCAATCTGTACAGACGCGCCAGTTATCGGTGGCTTGCTGGTAATTTGGCAGACAATGACATTATCAAAATCAGAAAGTGCAGCAACTAAGACTGGCCTAACCTTTGAGCTTTGCAAGCCCGAGAAAGGGAAACGAACAAGCAGAACGTCTCCTACTGCAAATGTGCCCATGCCTCATCCTCTTCCGGGTTATTCCAGTCACTGAGAGTTGCTTCGCTCAGCAGTGCCATTTCGCGAGCCGACATACCCTCAAAGCCGATATCTGATTTTATAACAATGGTGTTATTGCTAACTTCTAGCAGAACCTTATCACCCAAATTAGTCTGTTCTAGAATCGCTTTAGGGATTCTAATGCCTTTGGAGTTGCCGATTCTAACAATTTTTGTACGCATAGTAATTACATTGTAATTACATACGCATTACTTGTCAACCTTTTGTTTGTGGAATCATCTGTAGAGTTTGCTGTGCGTTCCTATCAGCTTAAAGAGTATCAGTTCATCATCCATTTCTATATAGACAGCTCTAATGTCACCGCCTATATTAATGCTGTATAAACCAGTATATTTACCCTTCAAAACATGACGGCGTAGTTGCGCATGATCAGGATTTTGGATAAATAGTTCAAGTCGCTCCCAGAAACGTTTTTGCTCGTTTTTCTTGAGTGCCTGAAACTGTTTCTTGAAACGCCTAGTGTATCTAATCGTCATTGGCTGCTTCCAGCCATCGCTTCATGTTTTTAGTGTCATGCACTTCAAACGCAGGGGATAGTTTGCCTTTTGCGATATCCTCAAACGATTCATCGAGCAGTTTTTCAAGTTGTGGCGTAATAGGTTCAGCAGGCAGGGTAACAGCGTTGCCTTGGGCAAAGCTGTACAGTTGGGTGTGGAGGACGCTACTCAGGGGCACGCCAAGTTTTTTGGCGCGTTTTTGAGCCAGAGCTTTAAGCTTGGGGTCTACTTTGAAGTTAATTACAGCTGTTTTCATATCTAAAAGTATACACATTATATACACTTTGTAAACACCCAAACGTTTTAAGGTACAATTATAGTGTGAAATTAAAAATAACCAGAACTTTGTCGTTTTGGAGCAGTACAAGGCGTTGGCGAGGAGCAGACTAAATGGTACGAAAAAGTACAGTT
This portion of the Candidatus Saccharibacteria bacterium genome encodes:
- a CDS encoding AbrB/MazE/SpoVT family DNA-binding domain-containing protein; the encoded protein is MRTKIVRIGNSKGIRIPKAILEQTNLGDKVLLEVSNNTIVIKSDIGFEGMSAREMALLSEATLSDWNNPEEDEAWAHLQ
- a CDS encoding type II toxin-antitoxin system mRNA interferase toxin, RelE/StbE family encodes the protein MTIRYTRRFKKQFQALKKNEQKRFWERLELFIQNPDHAQLRRHVLKGKYTGLYSINIGGDIRAVYIEMDDELILFKLIGTHSKLYR